Proteins encoded in a region of the Streptomyces sp. NBC_01471 genome:
- a CDS encoding DUF6400 family protein, with protein sequence MNPDNATELTPFAIDLTFEEARRRAEVVAALGPGWDPVAALRGEDEAYALLYSGLDAEQRRTYDMLVAAGVLPGEEPGRAAAH encoded by the coding sequence ATGAATCCGGACAACGCCACCGAGCTCACCCCCTTCGCGATCGACCTGACCTTCGAGGAGGCCCGGCGGCGGGCCGAGGTCGTGGCCGCGCTCGGGCCCGGCTGGGACCCGGTGGCCGCACTCCGGGGTGAGGACGAGGCGTACGCCCTCCTCTACTCGGGTCTCGACGCGGAGCAGCGGCGCACCTACGACATGCTGGTGGCGGCGGGTGTCCTGCCCGGGGAGGAGCCGGGCCGTGCGGCTGCCCATTGA
- a CDS encoding acyl-CoA dehydrogenase family protein has product MSELPAELVPLTDDQRDIVGLTRTFARDEIRPRARAVDEADVETPWDLWGRAARVGITGFMLPGEYGGGGFTDVFTQCLVQEELCVGDLGIGNLLCSNGFFADPLLALGTEDQKRAWLTPLAGPDTPMTSLAVTEPGSGSDAASIRTTATRTDGGYLLNGQKAWISNAGEAEQYVVFAKTDPSLRSRGVTAFLLRKDTAGVTFGEPMRKMGQRAIVCREIFFSDAFVPEADRLGAEGQGFHGLMRTFDISRTVLGAAATGVARAAYEYARDYAKTRQQFGKPVIEHQAVAFRLADMRTRVEQARLMTWRAAKRLDAGLDATAEAAMAKLTASETAAYCTWAAVQTLGGWGYSREYPVEQWMRDARLEEIEEGTSDIMRLVISRGM; this is encoded by the coding sequence ATGTCCGAGCTGCCCGCCGAACTGGTTCCGCTCACCGACGATCAGCGCGACATCGTCGGACTCACCCGGACCTTCGCGCGCGACGAGATCCGCCCGAGGGCGCGCGCGGTGGACGAGGCCGATGTCGAGACGCCCTGGGATCTGTGGGGCAGGGCGGCCAGGGTCGGGATCACCGGATTCATGCTTCCCGGGGAGTACGGGGGCGGCGGCTTCACCGATGTCTTCACCCAGTGCCTGGTCCAGGAGGAGCTGTGCGTCGGTGATCTGGGCATCGGCAATCTGCTCTGTTCCAACGGCTTCTTCGCCGACCCCCTCCTCGCGCTCGGCACCGAGGACCAGAAGCGCGCCTGGCTCACCCCGCTGGCCGGTCCGGACACCCCCATGACCTCGCTGGCCGTCACCGAGCCGGGCTCCGGATCCGACGCGGCCTCCATCCGCACCACGGCGACGCGCACGGACGGCGGGTATCTGCTGAACGGTCAGAAGGCGTGGATCTCCAACGCCGGAGAGGCCGAGCAGTACGTCGTGTTCGCCAAGACCGACCCGTCCCTGCGCTCCCGGGGCGTGACCGCCTTCCTGCTCCGCAAGGACACCGCGGGGGTCACCTTCGGCGAACCGATGCGGAAGATGGGCCAGCGCGCGATCGTCTGCCGGGAGATCTTCTTCAGCGACGCGTTCGTCCCCGAGGCGGACCGGCTCGGCGCGGAGGGCCAGGGGTTCCACGGGCTCATGCGCACCTTCGACATCTCCCGCACCGTGCTGGGCGCCGCCGCGACCGGCGTGGCCAGGGCCGCGTACGAGTACGCCCGCGACTACGCGAAGACCCGGCAGCAGTTCGGCAAGCCGGTCATCGAGCACCAGGCGGTGGCCTTCCGGCTCGCGGACATGCGGACGCGCGTCGAGCAGGCGCGGCTCATGACCTGGCGGGCCGCGAAGCGGCTCGACGCCGGCCTGGACGCCACGGCGGAGGCCGCCATGGCCAAGCTGACGGCATCGGAGACCGCCGCGTACTGCACCTGGGCGGCGGTCCAGACGCTCGGCGGATGGGGCTACTCCCGCGAGTATCCGGTGGAGCAGTGGATGCGCGACGCCAGGCTGGAGGAGATCGAGGAGGGCACATCGGACATCATGCGCCTCGTGATCTCGCGGGGGATGTGA
- a CDS encoding thiamine pyrophosphate-dependent enzyme gives MSEHSAPRLSGGAESAMSGGQAVVRSLAAHGVREVFGIPGTHNLEVYRYLRRYGIDQVTPRHEQGAGYAADAYARVSGRPGVAITTTGPALLNVAAAVGQAYSDSVPLLVVSPGMPLRHPRLSNGLLHEMRSQTDAVRGVAAFSHRVSSVDEIGAAVARAFALFRTGRPRPAHIEIPLDLLEAAEPVGAIRLAPPAAPVVPPRAEVDRAADALRAARRPAIVLGGGARDAGAECLALAEELGAPVVTTANGKGIVSETHPLSVGVSLHSPAVQKWLADRDTVVAVGTELAESDLWSAPPQLNGALIRIDVDPAQMYAEPVAGHPLVGDARATLGAVIDALRARGRGAAAAGAAAGRIPSVPEGGTARAVAALRVARDDETRARDARWVPCLRAVRRVLAPDAVITSDSAQCCYYGALPHLPVGPEGRYLHPTGFGTLGYALPAAIGAKTACPGRQVVALSGDGGLQFSVQELATAAHLRLPLPVVVFDNGGYGEIRDEMTARGDTPTAVDLPCVDLPALARAYGGFGERAHSTDELADALARALTAPGPTLITVPEEIRR, from the coding sequence ATGAGCGAGCACAGCGCACCCCGCCTCTCCGGCGGAGCCGAGTCCGCGATGTCCGGCGGACAAGCCGTCGTCAGATCCCTCGCGGCGCACGGCGTGCGGGAGGTCTTCGGGATCCCCGGCACCCACAACCTGGAGGTGTACCGGTACCTGCGGCGTTACGGCATCGACCAGGTGACGCCGCGTCACGAGCAGGGTGCGGGCTACGCGGCGGACGCGTACGCCCGGGTGAGCGGCCGGCCAGGGGTCGCGATCACCACCACCGGGCCCGCGCTGCTGAACGTCGCCGCAGCGGTCGGACAGGCGTACTCGGACAGCGTGCCGCTGCTCGTCGTCTCGCCCGGCATGCCGCTGCGGCACCCCCGGCTCTCCAACGGGCTGCTGCACGAGATGCGCAGCCAGACGGACGCGGTGCGCGGTGTGGCGGCCTTCAGCCACCGGGTGTCGTCGGTCGACGAGATCGGCGCGGCCGTGGCGCGGGCGTTCGCGCTGTTCCGTACGGGCCGGCCGCGGCCCGCGCACATCGAGATCCCGCTCGACCTGCTGGAGGCCGCCGAACCGGTGGGCGCGATCCGGCTCGCCCCGCCCGCCGCGCCGGTGGTTCCCCCGCGCGCCGAGGTGGACCGGGCGGCGGACGCCCTGCGCGCGGCGCGGCGCCCGGCGATCGTGCTCGGGGGCGGTGCGCGCGACGCGGGGGCGGAGTGCCTCGCACTCGCCGAGGAGCTGGGCGCCCCGGTGGTGACCACCGCGAACGGCAAGGGCATCGTCTCGGAGACACACCCCCTGTCGGTGGGGGTGTCGCTGCACAGCCCGGCCGTCCAGAAGTGGCTGGCGGACCGGGACACCGTCGTCGCCGTCGGTACGGAGCTGGCGGAGTCGGACCTGTGGTCCGCTCCGCCGCAGCTGAACGGCGCCCTGATCCGGATCGACGTCGACCCGGCCCAGATGTACGCGGAGCCGGTCGCCGGGCACCCCCTGGTGGGCGATGCCCGCGCGACGCTGGGCGCTGTCATCGATGCGCTGCGGGCGAGGGGTCGTGGGGCTGCCGCTGCCGGGGCTGCCGCCGGGCGGATCCCGTCCGTACCGGAGGGTGGCACCGCCCGCGCCGTCGCCGCGCTGCGCGTCGCCCGGGACGACGAGACCCGCGCCCGGGACGCCCGTTGGGTGCCCTGTCTGCGGGCCGTCCGCCGGGTGCTCGCCCCCGACGCCGTCATCACATCCGACAGCGCCCAGTGCTGTTACTACGGTGCGCTGCCGCATCTGCCCGTCGGACCCGAGGGCCGGTACCTGCATCCCACCGGGTTCGGCACGCTCGGCTACGCCCTGCCGGCCGCGATCGGCGCGAAGACCGCCTGCCCCGGCCGGCAGGTCGTCGCTCTCAGCGGTGACGGCGGCCTGCAGTTCTCCGTCCAGGAGCTGGCCACCGCCGCGCACCTGCGGCTCCCGCTGCCCGTCGTGGTGTTCGACAACGGCGGTTACGGCGAGATCCGCGACGAGATGACCGCCCGTGGAGACACCCCCACCGCCGTCGATCTTCCCTGCGTCGACCTGCCCGCACTCGCCCGCGCCTACGGCGGTTTCGGCGAGCGGGCCCACTCAACCGATGAGCTGGCCGACGCGCTGGCCAGGGCGCTGACCGCGCCGGGCCCGACCCTGATCACCGTTCCGGAGGAGATACGCCGATGA
- a CDS encoding Glu/Leu/Phe/Val dehydrogenase dimerization domain-containing protein, which yields MTTQPSPATPTAPAAPLISLTWTDHVTGRAGHLVVDRLVRGVSSGGLRMREGCTLDEVAGLARGMTMKEALHFNGDDPTARYIPLGGAKGGIDCDPRSPDAYGVLVRYLRAMRPYIERFWTTGEDLGLSQDIVDRAAAEAGLVSSIQAVYPLLDDESTARQRLADAFAVEVDGIGLDELAGGCGVAESVLAVLDRAGVPYEGTRVAVQGLGTMGGATARFLAAAGLKIVAVADVKGTIANPGGLDVEALLAARDAYGAVDRTALGPGDVELPESDAWLSADAEVLVPAAVSYAIDTVNQARIKGRWIVEAANMPVLPEAEALLAERGITVLPDVVVNSATNAWWWWTLFGDIGADADEAFAHIRRSMRTLIDQMLARSEADGTPPRAAAHAIVADRLPVIAERFGWYG from the coding sequence ATGACCACTCAGCCGAGCCCCGCCACCCCCACAGCCCCCGCCGCCCCGCTGATCTCGTTGACCTGGACCGACCATGTCACGGGCCGTGCGGGCCACTTGGTGGTCGACCGGCTGGTGCGCGGTGTGTCCAGCGGTGGCCTGCGGATGCGGGAGGGCTGCACCCTCGACGAGGTCGCCGGGCTCGCCCGGGGCATGACCATGAAGGAGGCCCTGCACTTCAACGGCGACGACCCGACGGCCCGTTACATCCCGCTGGGCGGAGCCAAGGGCGGTATCGACTGCGATCCGCGGAGCCCCGACGCGTACGGCGTCCTGGTGCGCTACCTGCGGGCCATGCGGCCGTACATCGAGAGGTTCTGGACCACCGGCGAGGATCTGGGGCTGAGCCAGGACATCGTGGACAGGGCCGCCGCCGAGGCGGGCCTCGTCTCCTCCATCCAGGCCGTCTATCCGCTGCTGGACGACGAGTCCACGGCCCGGCAGCGGCTGGCGGACGCGTTCGCTGTCGAGGTGGACGGCATCGGCCTCGACGAACTGGCGGGCGGCTGTGGCGTGGCCGAATCGGTGCTGGCGGTCCTGGACCGGGCCGGAGTCCCGTACGAGGGGACGCGCGTCGCGGTGCAGGGGCTCGGCACGATGGGCGGGGCGACCGCCCGGTTCCTCGCCGCGGCCGGTCTGAAGATCGTGGCCGTCGCCGACGTCAAGGGCACCATCGCCAACCCCGGCGGGCTCGACGTGGAGGCGCTGCTGGCCGCGCGGGACGCGTACGGGGCGGTCGACCGTACCGCCCTCGGCCCCGGCGACGTGGAGCTGCCGGAAAGCGACGCCTGGCTCTCGGCCGACGCCGAGGTGCTCGTGCCGGCTGCTGTCTCGTACGCCATCGACACCGTCAACCAGGCCCGCATAAAGGGCCGTTGGATCGTCGAGGCCGCCAATATGCCCGTGCTGCCGGAGGCGGAGGCCCTGCTCGCGGAGCGCGGCATCACCGTGCTGCCCGATGTGGTCGTCAACTCGGCCACGAACGCGTGGTGGTGGTGGACGCTGTTCGGTGACATCGGCGCCGACGCGGACGAGGCGTTCGCCCACATCCGGCGTTCGATGCGGACCCTCATCGACCAGATGCTGGCCCGGTCGGAGGCCGACGGGACCCCGCCGCGCGCGGCCGCCCACGCGATCGTCGCGGACCGGCTGCCGGTGATCGCCGAGCGCTTCGGGTGGTACGGATGA
- a CDS encoding acetate--CoA ligase family protein has product MTTEPTAGERVGGTDSGGPSDALRALFDPESVAVVGASDRPEKWGYWLASGALAGRHRRTVHLVNRRGGGLGGVPFLPGLASLPAAPEHVVVAVPPQHVWPVVAEGLSIGARCFTVITSGGAVAGTGTGAAGATADAERGLASLVTAHGARLLGPNCMGVVDTTSELRLSWGDFPAGQIGLVSQSGNLALEIGRLLARAGQGFSRFVSLGNQRDIDAADALDSLIAHDATRVIAAYVEDFRDGRRLARTLAAAHAAGKPVLLLTVGRSEASGRAAASHTGALVSARAVVAAVCRDSGALLLDTAGELVDVALCLLAAEGRPGAPVPPATPALPPPLRIAVVGDSGGQGALAADVLSANGLVVPVLSAATRAAVTAHLPPGSGCGNPVDLAGAGESDIGNYARIAGALLLAGETEATVLTGYFGDYATANPAQAAHECEVARELARAARESGRTLVVHTMARDTPALAVLRQHGVPVYERIEQAATALAATDRLRRTGPPAPPSAPPSTPPSTRPSAPSAAAPHRLPDGDYRTVRALLCSYGMVFPAAEFVSTEDAAADAAHRTGYPLVLKAMGLAHKTEAGGVALGLCDEAALRRAFRRMRKATGSDCYAVEAMARPPYAVELIAGVRRDPAFGPVAMVGIGGVTAELLADTALALAPLTPGRARDLLLTLRHAPLLTGWRGAPAAHLDAAAGALCALARAAVEHPELSELEVNPLLVHPGGAVALDAHGVLA; this is encoded by the coding sequence ATGACCACAGAACCCACGGCCGGGGAGCGGGTGGGCGGCACTGACAGCGGTGGCCCGTCCGACGCTCTCCGCGCGCTGTTCGACCCGGAGTCGGTCGCCGTCGTCGGGGCCTCGGACCGTCCGGAGAAGTGGGGCTACTGGCTCGCATCCGGCGCTCTGGCCGGGCGTCACCGCCGTACCGTCCATCTCGTCAACCGGCGCGGCGGCGGCCTCGGCGGAGTGCCGTTCCTGCCTGGACTCGCGTCCCTGCCCGCCGCCCCCGAGCACGTCGTGGTGGCCGTGCCGCCCCAGCACGTATGGCCGGTGGTGGCCGAGGGGCTGTCGATCGGGGCGCGCTGCTTCACGGTGATCACCTCGGGAGGGGCGGTGGCCGGTACGGGCACCGGTGCGGCAGGCGCGACGGCCGATGCGGAGCGCGGCCTCGCCTCCCTCGTCACTGCGCACGGTGCCCGGCTCCTCGGCCCCAACTGCATGGGTGTGGTCGACACGACGAGTGAACTCCGGCTCAGCTGGGGCGACTTCCCGGCGGGGCAGATCGGTCTGGTCTCGCAGAGCGGCAATCTCGCCCTGGAGATCGGCCGACTGCTGGCCCGCGCGGGGCAGGGCTTCTCCCGCTTCGTGTCACTGGGAAACCAGCGGGACATCGACGCGGCGGACGCGCTCGACTCCCTGATCGCGCACGACGCGACCCGCGTGATCGCTGCCTACGTGGAGGACTTCCGCGACGGGCGCCGCCTCGCCCGCACCCTCGCCGCCGCCCATGCGGCGGGCAAGCCGGTGCTGTTGCTGACCGTCGGCCGCAGCGAGGCGTCCGGCCGTGCCGCGGCCTCGCACACCGGCGCCCTGGTCAGCGCCCGTGCGGTGGTGGCGGCGGTGTGCCGGGACTCGGGTGCGCTGCTCCTCGACACGGCGGGCGAACTGGTGGATGTCGCCCTGTGCCTGCTGGCAGCTGAGGGCCGGCCGGGCGCGCCCGTCCCACCGGCCACCCCCGCCCTGCCGCCGCCGCTCCGGATAGCCGTCGTCGGGGACAGCGGAGGGCAAGGGGCCCTGGCCGCAGACGTGTTGAGCGCGAACGGCCTGGTGGTGCCCGTACTCTCCGCCGCCACGCGGGCGGCCGTCACCGCGCACCTGCCCCCGGGCAGCGGCTGCGGCAACCCCGTCGACCTGGCGGGGGCCGGTGAGTCGGACATCGGTAACTACGCCCGGATCGCCGGGGCACTGCTCCTCGCGGGCGAGACCGAGGCCACCGTCCTCACCGGCTACTTCGGCGACTACGCCACCGCCAACCCGGCCCAGGCGGCGCACGAGTGCGAAGTCGCCCGCGAACTGGCCCGCGCCGCAAGGGAGTCGGGCCGTACGCTCGTCGTGCACACCATGGCCCGCGATACACCGGCCCTCGCCGTCCTGCGTCAGCACGGCGTCCCCGTGTACGAGCGCATCGAGCAGGCGGCGACCGCGCTGGCGGCCACGGACCGGCTGAGAAGGACCGGGCCCCCGGCGCCGCCGTCCGCACCACCATCCACACCTCCGTCCACCCGGCCGTCCGCGCCGTCGGCCGCCGCTCCGCACCGCCTCCCCGACGGGGACTACCGGACCGTCCGCGCGCTGCTCTGCTCGTACGGGATGGTCTTTCCCGCAGCGGAGTTCGTCAGCACCGAGGACGCGGCGGCCGACGCGGCCCACCGCACCGGATATCCACTCGTGCTGAAGGCGATGGGACTGGCACACAAGACCGAGGCGGGCGGAGTGGCCCTCGGCCTCTGCGACGAAGCGGCGCTGCGGAGGGCCTTCCGCCGGATGCGGAAGGCGACCGGGTCCGACTGCTACGCCGTGGAGGCGATGGCCCGGCCTCCGTACGCCGTCGAGCTGATCGCGGGCGTACGCCGCGACCCGGCCTTCGGGCCCGTCGCCATGGTCGGCATCGGCGGGGTCACCGCCGAACTGCTCGCCGACACCGCCCTCGCCCTGGCGCCCCTCACCCCCGGGCGCGCCCGCGACCTGCTGCTCACGCTGCGCCATGCGCCGCTGCTCACCGGCTGGCGGGGCGCTCCCGCCGCCCATCTCGACGCGGCTGCCGGGGCGCTCTGCGCGCTCGCGCGGGCCGCGGTCGAACACCCCGAGCTGTCCGAGCTCGAAGTCAATCCGCTGCTCGTCCATCCGGGCGGCGCGGTCGCCCTCGACGCACATGGAGTCCTGGCATGA
- a CDS encoding SDR family oxidoreductase, with protein MSSGTSPEPTRTEQPVRAGEFAGRTYIVTGGGSGIGRAVALALGGRGAQVVVAGRTPERLAGTVALVEEKGGRALAVPTDVRDPEAVDALVAAAVDHFGRVDGLVNNAAGNFVVPGIDLSPNGWRAVVDIVLNGSYYCTRAVARRLREQGTGGSVLSVIASYAWHGHPGTVHSAAAKAGVLAMTRTLAVELAPLGIRLNCVAPGPTETEGAGAALWATDEARAGVLETVPAGRFADPAEIAEAALFLLGDKAAYVTGECLTLDGGQWLGKQVYGRTPA; from the coding sequence ATGAGTTCTGGAACGAGCCCCGAGCCCACCCGGACCGAACAGCCTGTGCGCGCGGGTGAGTTCGCCGGCCGTACGTACATCGTGACCGGCGGCGGCAGCGGTATCGGCCGTGCCGTCGCGCTGGCCCTGGGCGGCCGGGGCGCGCAGGTCGTCGTCGCGGGCCGGACCCCGGAACGGCTGGCCGGGACCGTCGCCCTCGTCGAGGAGAAGGGCGGCCGGGCCCTCGCCGTACCGACGGACGTACGGGACCCGGAGGCCGTCGACGCCCTCGTGGCCGCCGCCGTCGACCACTTCGGCCGGGTGGACGGCCTGGTCAACAACGCGGCGGGGAACTTCGTCGTGCCCGGCATCGATCTGAGTCCGAACGGCTGGCGTGCGGTCGTCGACATCGTCCTCAACGGGTCGTACTACTGCACGCGCGCCGTCGCCCGCCGACTGCGCGAGCAGGGCACCGGGGGATCCGTGCTGTCGGTGATCGCCAGCTACGCCTGGCACGGGCACCCGGGGACCGTCCACTCGGCCGCGGCGAAGGCGGGCGTGCTGGCCATGACACGCACCCTGGCGGTCGAACTCGCACCGCTGGGCATCCGCCTCAACTGCGTCGCCCCCGGCCCGACCGAGACGGAGGGCGCGGGCGCGGCGCTGTGGGCGACGGACGAGGCGCGGGCCGGGGTGCTGGAGACCGTCCCGGCGGGCCGGTTCGCCGACCCGGCGGAAATCGCGGAGGCGGCCCTGTTCCTGCTGGGTGACAAGGCCGCGTACGTGACCGGCGAGTGTCTGACGCTGGACGGCGGCCAGTGGCTCGGCAAGCAGGTGTACGGGCGCACGCCGGCCTAG
- a CDS encoding XRE family transcriptional regulator, which yields MGTAKKDVLDAVGPRLRELRRRRGLTLAELAERTGINGSTLSRLEGGARKPTLELLLPLAEVYAVPLDELVGAPRTGDPRIHIQPVTRDGMTYVPLSRPGGVQAHKLLIPPRPGTEPELKTHAGFEWVYVLAGRLRLILGEQRLALKAGEAAEFDTHVPHWLGAEGDRPVELLVLFGHQGERAHLKARTD from the coding sequence ATGGGTACCGCGAAGAAGGACGTGCTGGACGCCGTCGGGCCGCGCCTGCGGGAACTGCGCCGCAGGCGCGGCCTGACGCTGGCCGAACTGGCCGAGCGGACCGGGATCAACGGGAGCACCCTGTCCCGTCTGGAGGGCGGGGCCCGCAAACCGACCCTGGAGCTGCTGCTGCCGCTCGCGGAGGTGTACGCGGTCCCCCTCGACGAGCTGGTCGGCGCCCCGCGCACCGGCGATCCGCGCATCCACATCCAGCCGGTCACCCGGGACGGCATGACGTACGTGCCGCTCAGCCGCCCCGGTGGCGTGCAGGCCCACAAACTGCTGATCCCGCCCAGGCCGGGCACGGAGCCGGAGCTGAAGACGCATGCCGGGTTCGAATGGGTCTACGTGCTCGCCGGCCGGCTGCGGCTGATCCTGGGCGAGCAGCGCCTGGCCCTGAAGGCCGGCGAGGCGGCCGAGTTCGACACCCACGTCCCGCACTGGCTCGGCGCCGAAGGCGACCGGCCCGTGGAGCTGCTCGTCCTCTTCGGGCACCAGGGCGAGCGGGCCCACCTCAAGGCCCGCACCGACTGA
- a CDS encoding cyclopropane-fatty-acyl-phospholipid synthase family protein → MNSTTDSTVFWESHYAKLPPQWGTRPNAVLAELVTALAPTPGAALDLGCGHGGDALWLAARGWDVTAVDVSATALDRVAAGAEAAGTADRVHPARHDLAETFPEGSFGLVSASYFHTPVEIPREEVLRRAARAVAPGGLLLVVEHASLAPWSWQAGEDVHFPSPGEVLASLRLDEGWHTERCHAPRRTAGGPDGRTATVTDNVIAVRRPL, encoded by the coding sequence ATGAACAGCACCACCGACTCCACCGTCTTCTGGGAGAGCCACTACGCGAAACTCCCGCCGCAGTGGGGCACCCGGCCCAATGCGGTCCTGGCCGAACTCGTCACCGCCCTGGCGCCCACTCCGGGCGCCGCGCTGGACCTGGGCTGCGGGCACGGCGGCGACGCGCTCTGGCTCGCCGCGCGGGGCTGGGACGTCACCGCGGTCGACGTCTCCGCCACGGCCCTGGACCGGGTCGCCGCCGGCGCCGAGGCCGCCGGGACGGCCGACCGGGTGCACCCGGCCCGGCACGACCTGGCCGAGACCTTCCCCGAGGGTTCCTTCGGCCTGGTCAGCGCCAGTTACTTCCACACACCGGTCGAGATTCCCCGCGAGGAGGTGCTGCGCCGGGCCGCCCGTGCGGTGGCGCCGGGCGGCCTGCTGCTCGTGGTGGAGCACGCTTCGCTGGCGCCCTGGTCCTGGCAGGCCGGTGAGGACGTGCACTTCCCCTCACCCGGGGAGGTGCTGGCGTCCCTGCGGCTCGACGAGGGCTGGCACACCGAGCGGTGCCACGCGCCCCGGCGGACCGCCGGCGGGCCGGACGGCCGGACCGCGACCGTCACCGACAACGTCATCGCCGTACGGCGCCCGCTCTGA
- a CDS encoding APC family permease, translating into MTQAPPTPASQPAPRTPDLSTGWDEQRGRLRKDLRRLDVLFFLICTLVGLDTIGSVAARGPQGLTWMAILALAFFLPYGLLVAELGSAFPVQGGPYVWTRLAFGRLTAGLNQILYWMSNPVWVGGSLCIIALTTWEEFFTPLPGIWKYAAGLVFIWGGALAIVQSVRVGKWVPVAGAVARIVLLGFFLVSVVVFAAENGLHGLPAGEFTPTYTGFVALVPVLIFNYVGFELPSSAAEEMTNPRRDIPLSILRSGLASLVLYGGPILGILFVLPGKEIGSLGGFIDACKAVFTVYGGHIATDGTVTLTGAGAVFGGIAAAGLIVGLLTSGVTWAMGAHRAQAVACADGAGPAWLGSISEKHGTPVRVNVLSAVLASVLFVVALNLTGGNGEKYFAAGLSLTISTTFISYVITFPSLLALRRKYPDAPRPYSVPGGRVGAWTVTVLATGLVAFTVIVLIWPGFGVGWFGTTGSPSASLPASFAGQRLAYTLTEAVPILLFLAVGVVFYALGTKTRRAAGQGPAASRAAGALRAGAVRR; encoded by the coding sequence GTGACCCAAGCACCTCCCACCCCGGCCTCCCAGCCCGCCCCGCGGACCCCCGACCTGTCCACCGGCTGGGACGAGCAACGGGGACGGCTGCGCAAGGATCTTCGCCGCCTCGACGTCCTGTTCTTCCTCATCTGCACCCTCGTCGGCCTGGACACGATCGGCTCGGTCGCCGCGCGGGGACCGCAGGGGCTGACCTGGATGGCGATCCTCGCGCTCGCCTTCTTCCTCCCGTACGGACTGCTCGTCGCCGAGCTCGGCTCGGCCTTTCCGGTCCAGGGCGGGCCCTACGTCTGGACGCGGCTCGCCTTCGGGCGGCTGACGGCGGGGCTCAACCAGATCCTCTACTGGATGTCCAACCCCGTCTGGGTGGGCGGCAGCCTCTGCATCATCGCCCTGACGACGTGGGAGGAGTTCTTCACGCCCCTGCCCGGCATCTGGAAGTACGCGGCCGGGCTCGTCTTCATCTGGGGCGGCGCCCTCGCCATCGTCCAGTCCGTGCGGGTGGGCAAATGGGTGCCCGTCGCCGGAGCCGTGGCCCGGATCGTGCTGCTCGGCTTCTTCCTGGTCTCCGTCGTCGTCTTCGCCGCCGAGAACGGCCTGCACGGCCTGCCCGCAGGGGAGTTCACCCCCACGTACACCGGGTTCGTCGCCCTCGTCCCCGTCCTCATCTTCAACTACGTCGGCTTCGAACTGCCCAGCTCCGCCGCCGAGGAGATGACGAACCCGCGCCGCGACATCCCCCTCTCCATCCTCCGCTCCGGGCTCGCCTCCCTCGTCCTGTACGGCGGCCCCATCCTCGGCATCCTCTTCGTCCTGCCGGGCAAGGAGATCGGGAGCCTCGGCGGGTTCATCGACGCCTGCAAGGCCGTGTTCACGGTGTACGGCGGGCACATCGCCACCGACGGCACCGTCACCCTCACCGGCGCGGGCGCCGTCTTCGGCGGAATCGCCGCCGCGGGCCTCATCGTCGGACTGCTCACCTCCGGCGTCACCTGGGCGATGGGCGCCCACCGCGCCCAGGCGGTGGCCTGCGCGGACGGGGCCGGGCCGGCCTGGCTCGGCAGCATCTCCGAGAAGCACGGCACTCCGGTCCGGGTCAACGTGCTCTCCGCCGTGCTCGCCTCGGTCCTCTTCGTCGTGGCGCTCAACCTCACCGGCGGCAACGGCGAGAAGTACTTCGCGGCGGGGCTGAGCCTGACGATCTCCACGACGTTCATCTCGTACGTGATCACCTTCCCCAGCCTGCTGGCGCTGCGCCGCAAGTACCCCGACGCCCCGCGCCCGTACTCGGTGCCCGGCGGACGCGTCGGCGCGTGGACGGTGACGGTGCTCGCCACCGGTCTGGTCGCGTTCACCGTGATCGTGCTCATCTGGCCCGGGTTCGGCGTCGGCTGGTTCGGCACCACGGGCTCGCCGTCCGCCTCACTGCCCGCGTCCTTCGCGGGCCAGCGCCTCGCGTACACACTCACCGAGGCCGTGCCCATCCTGCTGTTCCTGGCCGTCGGGGTGGTCTTCTACGCGCTGGGCACGAAGACCCGCCGGGCAGCGGGACAGGGCCCCGCCGCTTCTCGCGCAGCGGGCGCTCTCAGAGCGGGCGCCGTACGGCGATGA